A stretch of the Teretinema zuelzerae genome encodes the following:
- a CDS encoding ABC transporter substrate-binding protein: MKKTRIAAIAMAAACLAGAFAGGGTESQGSGSKKLTIWAWDPNFNIAIMNEAKARYAVANPGVEIEVVDMAKADVEQKLLINLSSGVSDGLPDIVLIEDYNAQKYLSSFPGSFADLTGKIDHSKFAPYKVRLMTMGGKTYGVPFDSGVAGTFYRKDVLEAAGFKAKDLENITWDRFIEIGEVVFKKTGVSMCAFDPTDGGLVRIMLQSAGSWYFDKAGKPNLAGNAVMEAAVSTYAKLIASPATMKTSGWSEWVGAINSGKAATISTGVWIVGSVKAEASQSGKWAVAPIPRLNVANSVNASNLGGSSWYVLNQSKAKDTAIDFLNAIYAKDNDFYQKILVERGAVGTFSPSQSGTAYMNADAFFGGQKVFSDFSAWMNKIPSIEYGSYTYEADAAIAAILPEVYKGSSVAAALKNAQTQLVSQIQE; the protein is encoded by the coding sequence ATGAAAAAGACACGAATTGCGGCTATCGCTATGGCCGCTGCCTGTTTGGCGGGAGCTTTCGCCGGCGGCGGAACGGAATCACAGGGAAGCGGTTCAAAAAAACTGACGATCTGGGCATGGGATCCGAATTTCAACATCGCGATCATGAACGAGGCGAAGGCTCGCTACGCGGTCGCGAACCCCGGCGTGGAAATCGAAGTGGTCGATATGGCGAAGGCCGACGTCGAGCAAAAACTCTTGATTAATCTTTCTTCAGGCGTCAGCGACGGTTTGCCCGACATCGTCCTTATCGAAGACTACAACGCTCAGAAATATCTTTCCTCCTTCCCCGGAAGCTTCGCGGATCTTACCGGAAAAATCGATCACTCCAAATTCGCGCCCTATAAGGTTCGCCTCATGACCATGGGCGGAAAAACCTACGGCGTTCCCTTCGATTCAGGCGTCGCCGGAACCTTCTACCGCAAGGACGTTCTCGAGGCCGCCGGCTTCAAGGCGAAAGACCTTGAAAACATCACCTGGGACCGCTTCATCGAAATCGGCGAAGTCGTGTTCAAGAAAACCGGCGTATCAATGTGCGCCTTCGATCCTACCGACGGCGGCCTTGTGCGCATCATGCTCCAGTCGGCCGGTTCCTGGTACTTCGACAAGGCCGGAAAACCGAATCTTGCCGGCAACGCCGTGATGGAAGCCGCCGTATCGACCTATGCCAAACTCATCGCTTCTCCGGCTACCATGAAGACCAGCGGCTGGTCCGAGTGGGTCGGCGCGATCAACTCCGGAAAGGCCGCGACAATCAGCACCGGCGTCTGGATCGTAGGTTCCGTCAAGGCCGAAGCTTCCCAGTCAGGCAAGTGGGCCGTCGCTCCTATTCCCCGCCTGAACGTGGCGAACTCGGTGAACGCGTCCAACCTCGGCGGTTCCAGCTGGTACGTGCTGAACCAGTCCAAGGCGAAGGACACCGCCATCGACTTCCTGAATGCGATCTATGCGAAGGACAACGACTTCTATCAGAAGATCCTTGTCGAGCGCGGCGCCGTGGGAACCTTCTCTCCCTCCCAGAGCGGAACCGCGTACATGAACGCCGACGCCTTCTTCGGCGGCCAGAAAGTGTTCTCCGACTTCTCCGCCTGGATGAACAAGATCCCCTCGATCGAATACGGTTCATACACCTATGAAGCCGACGCGGCGATCGCGGCCATCCTTCCCGAAGTCTACAAGGGATCGAGCGTTGCCGCCGCGTTAAAGAACGCGCAAACCCAGCTTGTTTCCCAGATCCAGGAATAA
- a CDS encoding carbohydrate ABC transporter permease has protein sequence MKSIRYRGEPSTNLTGWLFVGAAVLLCATFCLYPIISSFLLSFQTGRGNQIRFNGLGNIRRLFQDAVFHQALKNTFVYFIFQVPVMIVLALSIASVLNSPKLRFKGLFRTAIFLPCVTSLVAYSVLFRSMFSLEGLVNHTLLRLQFISAPIPWLLDPFWAKVLIIIALTWRWTGYNMMFYLSALQNIEPSIYEAARIDGAGPLSQFRLITIPMLKPIILFTSVMSTIGTLQLFDESMNITLGGPSNATLSISHYIYNVLFLFTPNFGYAATISYVIVFFVAILALIQFKISGEDNA, from the coding sequence ATGAAGTCTATACGATACCGGGGCGAGCCCTCTACAAACCTGACCGGATGGCTGTTCGTCGGCGCCGCTGTTCTGCTGTGCGCGACCTTTTGCCTGTATCCCATAATCAGCTCGTTTCTGCTTTCTTTTCAAACCGGCAGGGGCAACCAGATCCGCTTCAACGGATTGGGCAATATCCGCCGCCTCTTTCAGGACGCGGTGTTTCACCAAGCCCTGAAGAACACCTTCGTGTACTTCATCTTCCAGGTTCCGGTGATGATAGTCCTCGCCCTTTCCATCGCGTCCGTGCTCAACAGCCCGAAGCTCCGGTTCAAGGGGCTCTTTAGAACCGCGATCTTTCTTCCCTGCGTCACCTCGCTGGTCGCGTATTCGGTTCTCTTCCGGAGCATGTTCTCCCTGGAAGGACTCGTGAATCACACGCTTCTGCGCCTCCAGTTCATATCCGCACCCATCCCCTGGCTTCTTGACCCGTTCTGGGCCAAGGTTCTCATCATCATCGCCCTGACCTGGCGGTGGACCGGCTACAACATGATGTTCTATCTTTCGGCCCTGCAGAACATCGAACCTTCCATATACGAAGCCGCGCGCATAGACGGGGCGGGCCCGCTTTCCCAGTTCAGGCTCATCACCATTCCGATGCTCAAGCCCATCATCCTGTTCACATCCGTCATGTCGACGATCGGCACCCTGCAGCTTTTCGACGAATCCATGAATATCACGCTGGGAGGGCCGTCGAACGCGACGCTGTCGATCTCCCACTATATTTATAACGTGCTGTTTCTCTTTACGCCGAACTTCGGCTACGCGGCGACCATTTCGTACGTGATCGTGTTTTTCGTAGCGATTCTGGCTCTGATACAATTCAAGATTTCGGGGGAAGACAATGCCTAA
- a CDS encoding carbohydrate ABC transporter permease, giving the protein MPKNSYSSSRAQSAISGSLAYIFISVVAFFSVFPFLWMIIGATNTSKDISMGKLSFGTALIDNFRSLGSVVHLGLVFRNTTIVTLVGTFCTLLVASMAGYGFEMYRSKARERTYSLMLLTMMVPFAAVMIPLFRMFAKARMLNSFAAIILPAVASIFVIFFFRQSTRTFSKELIQASRVDGLGEIQAFFLIYLPSMKSTFAAAAIIVFMSYWNNFLWPLIILQTNNKKLLTLAISSLNSSYTPDYGVIMLVIILATTPTLAIFFSMQRQFVEGMLGSVK; this is encoded by the coding sequence ATGCCTAAAAACTCGTATTCATCCAGCCGCGCCCAGTCCGCTATTTCCGGATCGCTGGCGTATATCTTCATTTCCGTCGTAGCGTTTTTCAGCGTGTTCCCCTTTCTGTGGATGATCATCGGGGCGACCAACACCTCGAAGGACATCTCTATGGGCAAGCTGAGCTTCGGCACGGCATTGATAGACAACTTCCGCTCGCTCGGCTCCGTGGTACACCTCGGCCTCGTGTTCAGGAACACGACGATCGTCACCTTGGTGGGCACCTTCTGCACGCTTCTGGTCGCCTCGATGGCCGGCTACGGCTTCGAGATGTACCGGAGCAAGGCCCGCGAGCGGACGTACAGCCTGATGCTCCTTACCATGATGGTGCCCTTCGCCGCGGTGATGATTCCGCTCTTCCGCATGTTCGCAAAGGCACGGATGCTCAACTCCTTCGCGGCCATCATCCTCCCGGCGGTCGCCTCTATTTTCGTCATCTTCTTTTTCCGGCAGAGCACGAGGACCTTCAGCAAGGAACTGATCCAGGCTTCGCGCGTGGACGGGCTCGGCGAGATTCAGGCCTTCTTTTTGATCTATTTGCCGTCGATGAAGTCGACCTTCGCGGCGGCGGCCATCATAGTATTCATGAGTTATTGGAACAATTTCCTGTGGCCCCTGATTATTCTGCAGACGAACAATAAAAAGCTGCTCACGCTCGCTATTTCGTCGCTCAACTCCTCCTATACGCCCGACTACGGCGTGATAATGCTGGTCATCATTCTTGCGACGACGCCGACCCTTGCGATATTCTTCTCTATGCAGCGGCAGTTCGTGGAAGGAATGCTCGGCTCGGTTAAATGA
- a CDS encoding glycoside hydrolase family 2 protein, which produces MIARERLMNGWLFNRRYADGMELSPDGSGFIPVDLPHNPVDLPLSYFDERCYQEVSCYRRTVPAKTAVPGGRLVLRFEGVMAVARVWLDGTYLGEHKGGYTPFEFDVTGRLGADSPRVLTVAADATERPDVPPFGGQIDYLTYAGIYREVYLDEYAPLHIKNVRLSSPDPLAASPDLEIEAYAGSGLPSPAPAILTAFVSDSSGKTVAERSFPVTVPAGGGVLRSVLSGLGRVSLWSPDAPALYAVRVSISPAAADPKIPADAFETRFGFRKAEFRADGFFLNGERLKIRGLNRHQAWPYVGYAMPERAQKKDADILKEELAVNLVRTSHYPQSISFLDRCDEIGLLVFEEIPGWQHIGPAEWKETAIGHVEEMITRDWNHPSIILWGVRINESMDDDDFYSRTNSLSRALDPTRQTGGVRYITDSNLLEDVYTMNDFVHSGGEIVLRGQREVTGLDRDVPYMVTEYNGHMYPTKKTDCEERQNEHVLRHLRVQNASYADDRVSGAIGWCAFDYNTHCDFGAGDRICHHGVMDIFRLPKFAAWVYGSQVSPSEKIVLKPVTVWARGERSIGGVFPLVVLTNCDSISLQFGDYEPIHITGREPTLSHLPHPPFVVDTRHISMEKIGAWGMRWEDLRLTGYINGKEAAVCRMPKNPLPASLTAAPDDSVLCAGEKDATRVVVSLLDQYGNPLPFADAVAAVSLSGPARVQGPSTLVLRGGTTAFWIESSGKAGVVKATVSVEGLAPASFEVRVS; this is translated from the coding sequence ATGATTGCACGAGAACGATTGATGAACGGTTGGCTATTCAACCGACGGTATGCTGACGGTATGGAGCTGTCCCCGGACGGCTCCGGCTTCATCCCTGTCGATCTGCCCCATAATCCGGTGGACCTGCCTCTCTCGTATTTCGACGAAAGATGCTATCAGGAAGTTTCCTGCTACCGGCGAACCGTGCCGGCTAAAACGGCTGTGCCTGGCGGACGCCTCGTTCTCCGCTTCGAGGGCGTGATGGCGGTCGCCAGGGTCTGGCTTGACGGCACCTACCTCGGCGAGCACAAGGGCGGCTACACTCCCTTCGAGTTCGACGTTACCGGCAGGCTCGGCGCCGATTCGCCGCGCGTCCTGACGGTCGCCGCCGACGCGACCGAACGGCCGGACGTCCCCCCCTTCGGCGGACAGATCGACTACCTGACCTACGCGGGAATCTACCGGGAAGTCTATCTCGACGAGTACGCTCCCCTCCATATTAAAAACGTCCGCCTGAGCTCTCCCGATCCGCTCGCCGCTTCTCCCGATCTCGAGATCGAAGCCTACGCCGGTAGCGGCCTCCCGTCCCCGGCTCCCGCGATTCTCACCGCCTTCGTCTCCGACTCGAGCGGAAAGACAGTCGCCGAGCGCTCCTTCCCCGTTACCGTGCCCGCAGGCGGCGGCGTGCTCCGCTCCGTGCTTTCCGGCCTCGGCCGCGTTTCCCTGTGGAGCCCCGATGCTCCCGCACTCTACGCGGTTCGCGTTTCCATCTCCCCGGCCGCCGCCGATCCGAAAATTCCCGCAGACGCGTTCGAAACGCGCTTCGGTTTCAGAAAGGCCGAATTCCGCGCCGACGGCTTTTTCCTCAACGGCGAGCGGTTGAAAATCCGCGGCCTTAACCGCCATCAGGCCTGGCCCTACGTCGGCTACGCCATGCCCGAACGCGCCCAGAAAAAGGACGCGGACATTCTGAAAGAAGAGCTCGCCGTCAATCTGGTGCGCACCTCTCATTATCCCCAGTCCATCAGCTTCCTGGACCGCTGCGACGAAATAGGACTGCTGGTGTTCGAGGAAATTCCCGGCTGGCAGCACATCGGCCCCGCCGAATGGAAGGAAACCGCGATCGGCCATGTAGAAGAAATGATCACGCGCGACTGGAATCATCCTTCGATCATTCTCTGGGGCGTCCGCATCAACGAGTCCATGGACGACGACGATTTCTACTCGCGCACGAACTCCCTCTCCCGCGCCCTCGACCCGACCCGGCAAACCGGCGGAGTCCGCTACATTACGGACAGCAACCTCCTCGAGGATGTCTACACGATGAACGACTTCGTCCACTCGGGCGGGGAGATCGTTCTCCGCGGCCAGCGCGAGGTGACAGGCCTCGACCGGGACGTGCCCTACATGGTCACCGAGTACAACGGCCACATGTACCCCACCAAGAAAACAGACTGCGAAGAACGCCAGAACGAGCATGTCCTGCGCCATCTGCGCGTGCAGAACGCCTCCTACGCGGACGACCGCGTCTCCGGAGCCATCGGCTGGTGCGCCTTCGATTACAACACCCACTGCGACTTCGGCGCCGGCGACCGGATCTGCCACCACGGCGTGATGGACATCTTCCGCCTGCCCAAATTCGCCGCCTGGGTGTACGGCTCCCAGGTTTCGCCCTCAGAAAAGATCGTGCTCAAACCCGTCACCGTATGGGCCCGCGGAGAGCGGAGCATCGGCGGCGTCTTCCCCCTCGTCGTGCTGACCAACTGCGACTCCATCTCGCTGCAGTTCGGCGATTACGAACCTATCCATATAACGGGCCGCGAACCGACCCTCTCGCATCTGCCGCATCCGCCTTTCGTCGTCGATACCCGGCACATCAGCATGGAAAAGATCGGGGCATGGGGAATGCGCTGGGAGGATCTCCGCCTGACCGGCTACATCAACGGCAAGGAAGCCGCCGTGTGCAGAATGCCGAAGAATCCTCTGCCGGCCTCCCTGACTGCCGCGCCCGACGATTCCGTACTTTGCGCCGGCGAAAAAGACGCAACGCGGGTCGTCGTGTCGCTTCTGGACCAGTACGGAAATCCGCTACCCTTCGCCGACGCCGTCGCGGCCGTGAGCCTCTCCGGTCCTGCCCGCGTACAGGGTCCTTCGACCCTGGTGCTCCGGGGCGGTACAACTGCGTTCTGGATCGAGTCTTCCGGAAAGGCGGGCGTCGTGAAGGCGACCGTTTCCGTCGAAGGCCTTGCTCCCGCTTCGTTCGAGGTGCGCGTTTCATGA
- a CDS encoding LacI family DNA-binding transcriptional regulator, whose translation MATLKEIAERTGVSMATVSRVLNFDETLSVSPDKRKKILEVAEELDYVPPGRKAGARAASRKKGARPRIGLVHFLSVEEELEDPYYISIRIGIERRSQEAGFELVKLFKTEDGYHADQLRNIAGLIAIGKFARAEIDSFRAYCSDIVAVDSTPCPSELDSVSVEVDASMRLLLDFLLGQGFSRIGFFGCREIYEEYRTYLGERRYTAFVEYLRERNLFEEKYVSLDLLTARSGYSMFMAAWEKRDIPEVIIAGNDTTALGIMKAIHECGLRIPQDISVVGINDIPTAQYTFPPLTTVRFHSEFMGETAVDLLRERLEGRTIPKKLIVPSHLVIRDSCRIENGEEKMDGFVLHA comes from the coding sequence ATGGCAACCTTAAAGGAGATCGCGGAACGGACGGGAGTCTCGATGGCTACCGTTTCCCGGGTTCTCAATTTCGATGAAACCCTTTCAGTCTCCCCCGATAAACGAAAAAAAATCCTCGAGGTCGCAGAGGAGCTCGATTATGTTCCGCCGGGACGCAAGGCAGGGGCCAGGGCCGCTTCCCGGAAAAAAGGCGCGCGTCCCCGCATCGGACTGGTTCACTTTTTGTCGGTCGAAGAAGAATTGGAAGATCCGTATTACATATCGATCAGAATCGGCATCGAACGCAGGAGCCAGGAAGCCGGCTTCGAACTGGTGAAGCTGTTCAAAACCGAGGACGGGTATCACGCGGACCAGCTCCGCAATATCGCCGGGCTCATCGCGATAGGCAAATTCGCCCGCGCCGAGATCGATTCCTTCCGGGCGTATTGTTCCGACATCGTCGCGGTGGACTCGACTCCCTGCCCGAGCGAGCTGGACAGCGTTTCCGTCGAAGTGGACGCTTCCATGCGGCTTCTGCTCGACTTTCTTCTGGGGCAGGGTTTTTCCCGCATCGGGTTTTTCGGCTGCAGGGAAATTTACGAGGAGTATCGTACCTATCTGGGAGAACGCCGGTATACCGCCTTCGTCGAGTATTTGCGGGAGCGTAACCTCTTCGAAGAAAAGTACGTGAGCCTCGATCTGCTGACCGCCCGGAGCGGCTACTCCATGTTCATGGCCGCTTGGGAGAAGCGCGACATCCCCGAGGTGATCATCGCCGGAAACGACACGACCGCCCTCGGCATCATGAAGGCGATCCACGAATGCGGCCTGCGAATCCCCCAGGACATTTCGGTGGTCGGCATCAACGACATCCCGACCGCCCAATACACCTTTCCTCCTCTTACAACGGTGCGCTTCCACTCGGAGTTTATGGGGGAGACGGCGGTCGATCTTTTGCGCGAGCGGCTGGAGGGCCGGACGATACCGAAAAAACTCATCGTTCCGTCCCACCTGGTCATCCGCGATTCATGCAGGATCGAAAACGGAGAAGAAAAAATGGACGGTTTTGTGTTGCATGCCTGA